The Streptomyces sp. Je 1-332 genome has a window encoding:
- a CDS encoding nucleotide pyrophosphohydrolase encodes MTELDVAGLQRRLADFAAKRDWEQYHTPKNLAAALSVEASELLEIFQWLTPDESARVMADPDSAHRVTDEVADVLAYLLQFCEVLGIDALAALAEKIDRNEQRFPAT; translated from the coding sequence GTGACGGAACTTGATGTAGCGGGACTGCAGCGCAGGCTGGCCGATTTCGCGGCGAAGCGGGACTGGGAGCAGTACCACACGCCGAAGAACCTGGCCGCCGCGCTCAGCGTGGAGGCCTCCGAACTCCTGGAAATCTTCCAGTGGTTGACCCCTGACGAGTCGGCGCGGGTGATGGCGGATCCGGACTCGGCGCACCGGGTGACGGACGAGGTCGCCGACGTGCTCGCCTATCTGCTGCAGTTCTGCGAGGTGCTCGGCATCGACGCGCTGGCGGCGCTCGCCGAGAAGATCGACCGCAATGAACAGCGTTTTCCGGCGACGTGA
- a CDS encoding DUF6099 family protein has translation MEAMRLIEASRHALARSQEPSDVVAEVWQSQALAQAIGSRLAIAGPPELRGEALGLSEGGGRGRGAFVAPGLGMEGIRASRLTGIGRPHEVLRGLDELLGDVGIALVGVAMGADDEGVYWQCMEAIDAADESRDRVLEMLRRLAVREQSLPEPDSAAGPP, from the coding sequence ATGGAGGCGATGCGGCTCATCGAGGCGAGCAGGCACGCTCTGGCGCGGAGCCAGGAACCGTCGGACGTGGTCGCCGAGGTGTGGCAGTCCCAGGCTCTGGCACAGGCGATCGGCAGCCGCCTCGCGATCGCGGGACCTCCGGAGTTACGGGGCGAGGCGCTCGGTCTGAGCGAAGGCGGCGGCAGGGGACGCGGGGCTTTCGTCGCACCCGGCCTCGGGATGGAGGGGATACGGGCGTCGCGACTGACGGGCATCGGCCGGCCGCACGAGGTGTTGCGAGGCCTTGACGAACTGCTCGGCGATGTGGGCATCGCGCTCGTCGGCGTGGCCATGGGCGCGGACGACGAGGGGGTGTACTGGCAGTGCATGGAAGCGATCGACGCCGCCGACGAGTCGAGGGACCGGGTGCTCGAGATGCTGCGGCGGCTCGCGGTGCGCGAACAGAGCCTGCCCGAGCCCGACTCGGCGGCGGGGCCGCCATGA
- a CDS encoding LLM class F420-dependent oxidoreductase — MDLRIFTEPQQGATYETLLRVAKATEDLGYSAFFRSDHYLVMGSSDGLPGPTDAWITLAGLARETRRIRLGTLMTAGTFRLPGVLAIQVAQVDQMSGGRIELGLGSGWYEAEHSAYGIPFPKEKFGRLEEQLAIVTGLWETPVGESFTFDGTYYQLSDSPALPKPAQPKVPVLIGGHGAKRTPALAARYASEFNIPFASLSDTEQQFKRVRAAAEEVGRKGDDLTYSNALVACVGKTDAEVKRRADAIGREVEDLKANGLAGSPAEVVERIAAYQAVGSQRMYLQILDLDDLDHLELISSQVMSQLT; from the coding sequence ATGGACCTTCGAATCTTCACCGAACCGCAGCAGGGCGCGACCTACGAGACGCTCCTGCGCGTCGCCAAGGCCACCGAGGACCTCGGCTACAGCGCCTTCTTCCGCTCCGACCACTATCTCGTGATGGGCTCCTCCGACGGCCTCCCCGGCCCCACGGACGCCTGGATCACCCTCGCGGGACTGGCCCGTGAGACGCGGCGGATCCGGCTCGGCACGCTGATGACCGCGGGCACGTTCCGACTGCCGGGGGTCCTCGCGATCCAGGTGGCGCAGGTCGACCAGATGTCGGGCGGCCGCATCGAGCTCGGCCTCGGCTCGGGGTGGTACGAGGCGGAGCACTCCGCGTACGGAATTCCCTTCCCGAAGGAGAAGTTCGGTCGCCTGGAGGAGCAACTCGCCATCGTCACCGGCCTGTGGGAGACCCCGGTCGGCGAGAGCTTCACCTTTGACGGCACCTACTACCAACTCTCCGATTCCCCCGCCCTTCCCAAGCCCGCGCAGCCCAAGGTGCCCGTCCTCATCGGCGGCCACGGCGCCAAGCGGACCCCCGCCCTCGCGGCCCGCTACGCGAGCGAGTTCAACATTCCCTTTGCCTCTCTTTCCGATACCGAGCAGCAGTTCAAGCGCGTACGCGCCGCCGCGGAGGAGGTCGGCCGCAAGGGCGACGACCTCACCTACTCCAACGCCCTGGTGGCCTGCGTGGGCAAGACGGACGCGGAGGTGAAGCGCCGCGCCGACGCCATCGGGCGCGAGGTGGAGGACCTGAAGGCGAACGGGCTCGCCGGCTCCCCGGCGGAGGTCGTCGAGAGGATCGCCGCCTACCAGGCCGTCGGCTCGCAGCGCATGTATCTCCAGATCCTCGACCTGGACGATCTCGACCACCTGGAGCTGATCTCCTCCCAGGTCATGTCGCAGCTGACCTGA
- a CDS encoding cold shock domain-containing protein: MVAGRVIRFDGARGYGFIAPEDGGEDVFLHANDLLIPEPLVHTGARVEFEIEEGERGPKASSVRLPKGAQTPTARLPFAGGRAEVPPSIQASAPGFDDGEEPTCDVLSVAEYSFEVTELLLDVAPWMTGEQVKQLREQLVQHGKGHGWVEG; this comes from the coding sequence ATGGTCGCCGGCAGGGTTATCCGGTTCGACGGCGCGCGGGGGTACGGCTTCATCGCCCCCGAGGATGGTGGCGAGGACGTCTTCCTGCACGCCAACGACCTGCTGATCCCGGAGCCTTTGGTGCACACGGGAGCGCGGGTCGAGTTCGAGATCGAGGAGGGCGAGCGCGGGCCCAAGGCGTCATCCGTCCGGCTGCCCAAGGGGGCGCAGACGCCGACGGCGCGGCTGCCGTTCGCGGGTGGCAGGGCCGAGGTGCCTCCGTCGATTCAGGCGTCCGCTCCGGGGTTCGACGACGGGGAGGAGCCGACCTGCGATGTGCTCAGCGTCGCGGAGTACTCGTTCGAGGTGACCGAGCTGCTGCTCGACGTGGCTCCGTGGATGACCGGTGAGCAGGTCAAGCAGCTGCGCGAGCAACTGGTGCAGCACGGAAAGGGCCACGGCTGGGTGGAGGGATGA